Proteins from one Staphylococcus sp. IVB6214 genomic window:
- a CDS encoding glutathione peroxidase — translation MSLYDIEVTKTDGTTYPLSQYKGDVLLIVNTASECGFTSQFGGLEELYQTYKDQGFTVLGFPCNQFGKQEPGIGQEAETNCKLNYGVTFTMHEKIDVNGENAHPLFEHLKKQQSGILGENIKWNFTKFLIDRNGEVVHRYSPQKTPEKLKSDIEKIL, via the coding sequence ATGAGTTTATATGATATCGAAGTAACAAAAACAGATGGTACCACTTATCCTCTTTCACAATATAAGGGTGATGTTTTACTTATTGTGAATACTGCGAGTGAATGTGGATTCACATCTCAATTTGGTGGCTTAGAAGAACTATACCAAACGTACAAAGATCAAGGCTTTACCGTTTTAGGCTTTCCATGTAATCAATTTGGCAAACAGGAACCAGGCATAGGTCAAGAAGCAGAAACAAACTGCAAGTTGAATTATGGTGTCACGTTCACTATGCATGAAAAGATTGATGTAAATGGTGAAAATGCACATCCATTATTCGAACACTTGAAAAAACAACAATCAGGTATTCTTGGAGAAAATATTAAATGGAATTTCACAAAGTTCTTAATCGACCGTAATGGTGAAGTTGTCCATCGCTATTCTCCACAAAAAACACCTGAAAAATTAAAAAGTGATATTGAAAAGATATTATAA
- a CDS encoding glycerol-3-phosphate responsive antiterminator, with protein sequence MKPHILPAIRSMKDLEKLVKTDYQTCVLLDTHIGHLQGVMQFMHQHQLQPYIHIDLIKGMSHDEFACEYIIQTYRPKGIVSTKMKVIKKAKALGVVTIFRVFIIDSHALERSIELIQRLEPDYVEVLPGIADKVIQQIQQETGAQVIAGGLINTEDEVMRAVKHGATHVTTRDRNLW encoded by the coding sequence GTGAAACCACACATCTTACCAGCAATTCGATCGATGAAAGACCTTGAAAAATTAGTAAAAACAGATTATCAAACGTGTGTCTTATTGGATACACATATCGGTCATCTACAAGGTGTGATGCAATTTATGCACCAGCACCAATTACAACCGTATATTCATATTGATCTGATTAAAGGGATGAGCCATGACGAATTTGCATGTGAATATATCATTCAAACATATCGTCCTAAAGGCATCGTCTCAACGAAAATGAAAGTAATCAAAAAAGCGAAGGCATTGGGCGTTGTAACGATCTTCCGTGTATTTATTATCGATAGTCATGCATTAGAGCGTAGTATCGAATTGATTCAGCGCTTGGAACCTGATTATGTTGAAGTATTGCCGGGAATAGCGGATAAAGTGATACAACAGATTCAACAAGAGACGGGTGCGCAAGTGATTGCGGGTGGCTTGATTAACACAGAAGATGAAGTGATGCGTGCAGTAAAACATGGCGCAACACATGTGACAACAAGGGACCGAAATTTATGGTAA
- the hfq gene encoding RNA chaperone Hfq, with protein MVEKRNIQDEYLETFKNEEKELTVFLTNGFQLRGTLYDYDKYVIDFYSQDRHHIIYKHAISTFVEGA; from the coding sequence ATGGTTGAGAAAAGAAACATTCAAGATGAGTACCTTGAAACTTTCAAGAATGAGGAGAAGGAGCTGACAGTCTTTTTGACGAATGGTTTCCAATTACGTGGCACATTATATGACTACGATAAGTATGTCATTGACTTTTACTCACAAGATCGACACCATATCATTTATAAACATGCGATCAGTACGTTTGTAGAAGGGGCGTAG
- a CDS encoding alpha/beta hydrolase, which translates to MVKHESMKMTMSDGVMLETKLDRTSRDAVGIVHIFHGMAEHMDRYTALVEKFNDRGYHVIRHNHRGHGKDIEGIRGHYDSMEQVVKDAYEVQTTLRGDFDAHLPCIVLGHSMGSIIARQYAQTYPDSFQGLILSGTGYYTKWQGYPAVGLLKLVTLVFGGKRRMDWVNHLVTGRFNNQFKPPRTPSDWLSTDTHEVDKFIADTYAGFNVSNQLVYSVTKAMMKTGELKHIQEMDPYMPVLLVSGKDDPFGENGKGIRRLAKQFEKGGIQHITVQLYPHKRHEVLFDQDYETVWKHMLEWMSRQIIQKTRSE; encoded by the coding sequence ATGGTGAAACATGAATCAATGAAGATGACGATGTCAGATGGTGTGATGTTGGAAACAAAACTTGATCGTACCAGCCGAGATGCAGTTGGCATTGTTCATATTTTTCATGGTATGGCAGAACATATGGATCGATATACAGCACTTGTTGAGAAGTTTAATGATCGTGGTTATCATGTGATCCGACATAATCATCGAGGTCATGGCAAAGATATCGAAGGCATTCGAGGACATTATGACTCAATGGAACAAGTCGTGAAAGATGCTTATGAAGTACAAACAACGTTACGTGGAGACTTCGATGCACATCTTCCATGCATTGTTTTAGGCCATTCAATGGGTTCCATCATTGCACGTCAATATGCACAAACCTATCCCGATTCTTTTCAAGGACTTATTTTGAGTGGAACAGGTTATTATACGAAATGGCAAGGTTATCCTGCGGTCGGCTTGTTAAAGCTTGTGACGCTTGTATTTGGTGGCAAAAGACGAATGGATTGGGTCAACCATCTTGTTACTGGACGTTTTAATAATCAGTTCAAACCGCCACGAACACCAAGTGATTGGTTGAGTACAGATACACATGAAGTCGACAAGTTCATCGCAGATACGTATGCCGGATTTAATGTGTCGAATCAACTCGTATACAGTGTTACTAAAGCGATGATGAAGACTGGAGAACTAAAACACATTCAAGAGATGGATCCATATATGCCAGTCTTGTTAGTTTCAGGAAAAGATGATCCGTTTGGTGAGAATGGCAAAGGGATTCGTCGACTTGCCAAACAATTTGAAAAGGGTGGTATTCAGCATATTACGGTTCAGTTGTATCCACATAAACGACATGAAGTCTTATTCGATCAAGATTATGAAACGGTATGGAAACATATGCTTGAGTGGATGAGTCGTCAAATTATACAAAAAACGAGAAGTGAGTGA
- the mutL gene encoding DNA mismatch repair endonuclease MutL has protein sequence MGKIKALQTSLANKIAAGEVVERPSSVVKELLENSIDAGSTEINVEVQEAGVNAIRVVDNGSGIGEDDLPLVFHRHATSKLYEDDDLFHIRTLGFRGEALASISSVAKVTLKTSTDGIDGYEVYAEEGAILSQKPAKARQGTDILVSNLFYNTPARLKYIKSLYTELGKITDIMNRMAMSHPDIRMSLTSDGKKILQTNGSGRTNEVMAEIYGMKVARDLLHITGETSDYQIEGFIAKPEHSRSNRHYISLFINGRYIKNFVLNKAVVEGYHTLLTIGRYPIVYLNIKMDPILVDVNVHPTKLEVRLSKEDQLYALIVEKIQAAFQDKVLIPKNDFDKNKPKKVLEKFEQQKIAFEQRQQMNQDEPVTEKAYNKEDVRTDSNIDTTGIRQEHSVPDTADDTSQTTPVEETAGIYNATASSDVQPQDNEDIFDVELPDTSVETHHIVDEHKDNAVYEQTAQESAPRVPYMEVVGQVHGTYIVAQNDTRMFLIDQHAAQERIKYEYFREKIGEVTNENQSLLIPMTFNFSKDEQLTIEQFRDELEKVGIFLEPFGGHDYIVNSYPVWFPPQEVEEIIKDLIEYVLSHKTMNIAKFREEAAIMMSCKKSIKANHYLTKEDMTSLINQLREMEDPFTCPHGRPIIINFTNYELERLFKRIQ, from the coding sequence ATGGGAAAAATTAAAGCGCTACAAACGTCACTTGCCAATAAAATTGCAGCAGGTGAGGTGGTCGAACGTCCGAGTTCTGTTGTGAAGGAATTGCTTGAAAATAGTATTGATGCAGGATCTACCGAAATCAATGTTGAAGTACAAGAAGCCGGTGTGAATGCCATCCGTGTCGTAGATAATGGATCAGGGATAGGCGAAGATGATTTGCCACTTGTGTTTCATCGACATGCAACGAGTAAACTATACGAAGATGATGACTTGTTCCATATTCGTACACTCGGTTTTCGTGGAGAAGCATTGGCAAGTATTTCGTCAGTGGCCAAGGTTACATTAAAAACTTCAACAGATGGTATTGATGGTTATGAAGTGTATGCGGAAGAAGGAGCTATTCTATCCCAAAAACCAGCCAAAGCACGTCAAGGGACAGATATTTTAGTCAGCAACTTATTTTACAACACGCCGGCAAGGCTCAAATATATTAAAAGTCTGTACACAGAACTTGGCAAGATTACAGATATTATGAATCGCATGGCAATGAGTCATCCGGATATTCGTATGTCATTAACGAGTGATGGCAAAAAAATACTTCAGACGAATGGTTCAGGGCGTACGAATGAAGTAATGGCTGAGATTTATGGTATGAAAGTCGCACGTGACTTACTACACATTACGGGTGAAACAAGTGATTATCAAATCGAAGGGTTTATCGCAAAACCAGAACATTCTCGTAGCAATCGTCATTATATTTCTCTGTTTATTAACGGCCGGTATATTAAAAACTTTGTCTTAAATAAAGCAGTGGTAGAAGGCTATCATACGCTACTAACGATTGGGCGTTATCCGATTGTATACCTAAATATTAAAATGGACCCCATATTAGTCGATGTCAATGTCCACCCAACAAAACTGGAAGTCCGATTATCGAAAGAAGACCAGTTATATGCCTTAATCGTGGAGAAAATACAAGCAGCTTTTCAAGATAAAGTTTTGATTCCTAAAAATGATTTTGATAAGAACAAACCCAAAAAAGTACTTGAAAAGTTTGAACAGCAAAAAATAGCTTTTGAACAACGTCAGCAAATGAATCAAGATGAACCAGTTACTGAGAAAGCATACAATAAAGAGGATGTCCGAACTGATTCTAACATTGATACAACAGGTATACGTCAAGAACACTCTGTACCAGATACAGCAGATGATACTTCTCAAACAACGCCTGTTGAAGAAACTGCGGGTATATACAATGCAACAGCATCGTCTGATGTACAACCACAAGATAACGAAGACATATTCGATGTTGAACTACCTGATACATCAGTGGAGACACATCATATAGTGGATGAGCACAAGGATAATGCTGTATACGAGCAAACTGCACAAGAATCAGCCCCACGTGTGCCTTATATGGAAGTTGTTGGACAAGTACATGGAACGTATATTGTTGCACAAAATGACACGAGAATGTTTTTGATTGACCAACATGCGGCGCAAGAACGTATAAAGTATGAATACTTCCGAGAAAAAATTGGTGAAGTAACGAATGAAAACCAAAGTTTACTCATCCCGATGACGTTTAACTTTTCAAAAGATGAGCAATTGACGATTGAACAATTTCGTGACGAGCTAGAAAAGGTCGGTATTTTCTTAGAGCCATTTGGTGGGCATGATTATATCGTCAATAGTTATCCGGTTTGGTTCCCGCCACAAGAAGTGGAAGAGATTATCAAAGATCTTATCGAATATGTTTTGTCACATAAAACGATGAATATTGCTAAGTTCCGTGAAGAAGCCGCAATCATGATGAGTTGTAAAAAATCTATCAAAGCAAATCATTATTTGACGAAAGAAGATATGACTTCGTTGATCAACCAATTAAGAGAAATGGAAGATCCATTTACGTGCCCACATGGACGTCCGATCATTATTAACTTTACAAACTATGAATTAGAGCGTTTATTTAAGCGCATTCAATAA
- a CDS encoding glycerol-3-phosphate dehydrogenase/oxidase, producing the protein MSLSTVKRHSVKENMKQGVYDVVVVGGGITGAGIALDASARGMKVALVEMQDFAQGTSSRSTKLVHGGLRYLKQLQVGVVAETGKERAIVYENGPHVTTPEWMLLPMHKGGTFGKFSTSIGLGMYDRLAGVKKSERKKMLSKQETMDKEPLVKQEGLKGGGYYVEYRTDDARLTIEVMKKAAEQGADIINYAKVTNFLYNDKSKVSGVAVTDLLENETFEIHAKKVVNATGPWVDEVRRADYSKNNKQLRLTKGVHVVIDQSKFPLQQAVYFDTENDGRMIFAIPRDGKAYVGTTDTFYDNDKANPQVNQEDRDYLIDAINYMFPTVNVSDNDIESTWAGIRPLILEEGKDPSEISRKDEVWEGKSGLLTIAGGKLTGYRHMAADIMDLVEKRLKQEYGDQFKDVNTKHITISGGDVGGSANFENFVQEKVEAARKFNIDAEDAEFFARRYGSNVDTLFEIAHMAQHQNTGLPLALYVELVYGVQHELVVKPTDFFVRRTGDIYFNIDAVIRYKDIVVDGLADLVGYDEATKASYKAELEKAIDEARFGQHQPAEA; encoded by the coding sequence ATGAGTTTATCAACAGTAAAACGTCATTCAGTGAAAGAAAATATGAAACAAGGTGTGTATGATGTTGTCGTAGTCGGTGGAGGTATTACAGGGGCAGGTATCGCGCTTGACGCATCAGCACGTGGCATGAAAGTTGCACTTGTTGAAATGCAAGACTTCGCACAAGGAACAAGTTCTCGTTCAACAAAACTTGTACACGGTGGTTTGCGTTACTTGAAACAACTACAAGTGGGCGTTGTGGCAGAAACAGGGAAAGAACGTGCGATCGTATATGAAAACGGTCCACATGTAACAACACCAGAATGGATGTTGTTACCAATGCATAAAGGTGGTACTTTCGGTAAATTCTCAACATCTATCGGATTAGGAATGTATGATCGCCTTGCAGGTGTTAAAAAATCAGAACGTAAAAAAATGTTAAGCAAACAAGAAACAATGGATAAAGAACCATTAGTGAAACAAGAAGGCTTAAAAGGTGGCGGTTACTACGTTGAATACCGTACTGATGATGCCCGCTTAACAATTGAAGTTATGAAAAAAGCAGCTGAACAAGGTGCAGATATTATTAACTATGCGAAAGTAACCAACTTCTTATATAACGATAAATCAAAAGTATCAGGCGTTGCAGTCACTGATTTATTAGAAAATGAAACATTTGAAATCCATGCGAAAAAAGTTGTTAATGCGACAGGTCCATGGGTAGACGAAGTGCGTCGTGCAGATTACTCTAAAAACAACAAACAATTACGCCTTACAAAAGGGGTTCACGTTGTTATTGATCAATCAAAATTCCCATTACAACAAGCGGTTTATTTCGACACAGAAAATGACGGTCGTATGATCTTCGCAATTCCACGTGATGGCAAAGCATACGTTGGTACAACAGATACGTTCTATGACAATGACAAAGCAAATCCACAAGTGAATCAAGAAGACCGTGACTATCTCATCGATGCGATTAACTACATGTTCCCAACAGTGAATGTGTCAGATAATGACATCGAATCAACTTGGGCAGGTATTCGTCCGCTTATTCTTGAAGAAGGCAAGGATCCATCTGAAATTTCACGTAAAGATGAAGTTTGGGAAGGGAAGTCAGGTCTTTTAACAATCGCAGGTGGTAAGTTGACGGGTTATCGTCATATGGCTGCAGACATTATGGATCTAGTTGAAAAAAGATTGAAACAAGAATATGGTGATCAATTCAAAGATGTGAATACGAAACACATTACTATTTCTGGTGGTGACGTAGGCGGCAGTGCAAACTTCGAAAACTTCGTTCAAGAAAAAGTTGAAGCAGCACGCAAGTTCAACATAGACGCAGAAGACGCTGAATTCTTTGCACGTCGTTACGGTTCTAACGTAGATACACTCTTTGAAATTGCACATATGGCACAACATCAAAATACAGGCTTACCATTAGCACTCTATGTTGAACTTGTTTATGGTGTTCAACATGAATTAGTCGTGAAACCAACAGACTTCTTCGTTCGTCGTACGGGAGATATTTACTTCAACATCGATGCTGTAATTCGCTATAAAGATATCGTTGTAGATGGTCTTGCTGACTTAGTCGGTTATGATGAAGCAACGAAAGCAAGCTACAAAGCAGAACTTGAAAAAGCAATCGATGAAGCACGTTTCGGACAACATCAACCTGCCGAAGCATAG
- the glpK gene encoding glycerol kinase GlpK — translation MGKYILAIDQGTTSSRAILFDENGEICGISQREFKQHFPKSGWVEHDANEIWTSVISVMAAVLNENDISASEVAGIGITNQRETTVVWDKNSGRPVYHAIVWQSRQTQHICDQLKKDGHEALFRKKTGLLLDPYFSGTKVKWILDNVDGAREKAENGDLLFGTIDSWLVWKLSGGKAHVTDYSNASRTLMYNIHDLEWDDELLKLLDVPKQMLPDVRPSSEIYCETKDYHFFGQNVPIAGIAGDQQAALFGQACFERGDVKNTYGTGGFMLMNTGEEAVLSDHGLLTTIAYGIDGKVNYALEGSIFVSGSAIQWLRDGLRMIQSAPQSEDYAKRVDDTEGVYVVPAFVGLGTPYWDSEARGAIFGLTRGTKKEHFIRATLESLCYQTRDVIEAMAQDSGIDVNSLRVDGGAVQNNFLMQFQSDLLNIDVERPEVAETTALGAAYLAGIATGFWKDQSHVSNHWKLEKAFEPKMSEEKREHLYKGWKKAVEATQVFKLDDAE, via the coding sequence ATGGGAAAATATATTTTAGCAATCGACCAAGGGACAACAAGTTCAAGAGCAATCTTATTTGATGAAAATGGAGAAATTTGTGGTATTTCACAACGAGAATTTAAACAACACTTTCCAAAATCTGGTTGGGTAGAACATGATGCAAATGAAATTTGGACATCAGTCATTTCAGTAATGGCTGCTGTATTAAATGAAAATGATATTTCAGCTTCAGAAGTAGCAGGTATCGGTATTACGAACCAACGTGAAACAACAGTTGTATGGGATAAAAATTCTGGTCGTCCAGTGTATCATGCGATTGTATGGCAATCACGTCAAACACAACATATTTGTGATCAATTGAAAAAAGACGGGCATGAAGCATTATTCCGTAAAAAAACAGGTTTATTGTTAGATCCATACTTCTCAGGGACGAAAGTGAAATGGATTCTTGACAATGTAGACGGTGCACGTGAAAAAGCTGAAAATGGCGACTTATTATTCGGTACGATTGACTCATGGCTCGTTTGGAAACTTTCAGGCGGTAAAGCGCATGTCACTGATTACTCTAACGCAAGTCGTACGTTAATGTACAACATCCATGATCTTGAATGGGATGACGAATTGCTTAAGTTATTAGACGTACCAAAACAAATGTTACCGGATGTGCGCCCTTCAAGTGAAATTTATTGCGAAACGAAAGATTATCATTTCTTCGGTCAAAATGTACCAATTGCGGGTATTGCGGGTGACCAACAAGCTGCACTGTTCGGACAAGCATGTTTTGAACGTGGTGACGTGAAGAATACGTATGGTACAGGTGGCTTCATGTTAATGAATACAGGTGAAGAAGCGGTATTATCAGATCATGGTTTATTAACAACAATTGCATACGGTATCGATGGCAAAGTGAATTACGCGTTGGAAGGTTCTATCTTTGTATCAGGATCTGCCATTCAATGGCTACGTGATGGGTTACGTATGATTCAATCTGCACCACAATCAGAAGACTATGCTAAACGTGTAGATGATACTGAAGGGGTGTATGTTGTACCGGCATTTGTAGGTCTTGGAACGCCGTATTGGGATTCAGAAGCACGTGGCGCAATCTTTGGATTAACACGTGGTACGAAGAAAGAACACTTCATCCGTGCAACATTAGAATCATTGTGTTACCAAACACGTGATGTGATCGAAGCGATGGCTCAGGATTCAGGTATCGATGTGAACAGTCTTCGTGTCGATGGTGGTGCCGTTCAAAACAACTTCCTAATGCAATTCCAATCAGACTTACTAAATATCGATGTAGAACGCCCAGAAGTTGCGGAAACTACAGCATTAGGCGCTGCATATTTAGCAGGTATTGCGACAGGATTCTGGAAAGATCAATCACATGTCAGCAATCATTGGAAGTTGGAAAAAGCTTTTGAACCTAAGATGTCAGAAGAAAAACGTGAACATTTATATAAAGGTTGGAAAAAAGCAGTAGAAGCAACTCAAGTATTCAAGTTAGACGATGCAGAGTAA
- a CDS encoding MIP/aquaporin family protein, giving the protein MNIYLAEFFGTALLLLMGGGVVANVVLRKSKGEAADWIVIAVGWGLAVTLGVYAVGQFSGAHLNPAVTVAFAMTGDFPWSQVPGYIIAQLLGGIVGAVLTWLTYLPHWRATDDQGSKLGVFSTAPGIRNYMANFLAEIIGTAVLIAGLLFIGANKFTDGLNPLIVGALIVAIGVSLGGPTGYAINPARDLGPRIAHAILPIHNKGNSDWSYAIVPILGPIAGGMLGAAIYLLVFENVFNAWSVISIVLVACTLILGQVMNKKSSRDDIGKI; this is encoded by the coding sequence ATGAATATTTACTTAGCAGAATTTTTTGGGACAGCGCTCTTACTGTTAATGGGTGGTGGCGTTGTTGCTAACGTTGTATTAAGAAAGTCAAAAGGTGAGGCGGCAGACTGGATTGTTATCGCTGTCGGCTGGGGTCTGGCAGTAACACTCGGTGTCTATGCAGTTGGACAATTTTCTGGAGCGCATCTGAATCCAGCAGTTACAGTTGCATTTGCAATGACGGGTGACTTCCCTTGGTCTCAAGTACCGGGTTATATCATTGCACAGTTATTGGGTGGTATTGTTGGGGCTGTCCTTACTTGGTTGACATATTTACCACATTGGCGTGCAACAGATGATCAAGGTTCAAAACTAGGTGTGTTCTCAACAGCACCTGGGATTCGTAACTATATGGCGAACTTTTTAGCCGAGATTATTGGAACAGCTGTTCTAATTGCTGGTTTGTTATTCATTGGGGCGAATAAATTTACTGATGGCTTGAATCCACTAATTGTTGGGGCATTGATTGTTGCAATTGGTGTCAGCTTAGGTGGGCCAACTGGTTATGCCATTAACCCAGCTCGTGACTTAGGTCCACGTATTGCGCATGCCATTTTACCAATTCATAACAAAGGTAACAGTGACTGGTCATATGCCATCGTACCAATTCTCGGACCAATCGCAGGTGGTATGCTTGGAGCAGCGATTTACTTACTTGTATTTGAAAATGTATTCAATGCATGGTCAGTCATCTCTATCGTATTAGTGGCATGTACATTGATTCTCGGTCAAGTAATGAATAAAAAGTCGTCACGCGATGACATCGGTAAAATTTAA
- the miaA gene encoding tRNA (adenosine(37)-N6)-dimethylallyltransferase MiaA, translated as MSEEKPFVVVIVGPTASGKTALSIELAKAIDGEVISGDSMQVYKGMDIGTAKITEEEMSDIPHHLIDILEPNETFSAFDFQKRVKPLIEEITARGKVPIIAGGTGLYIQSVLYDYQFDDEAVTPEQAQIVADKMAALSSYSNEALHDYLGTFDPESQQAIHPNNRQRVERAIAYYYKTKKLMSNRKKSTQLTENYDTLIAGIEMSRETLYQRINKRVDIMLSQGLLDEVQELIDQGYISCQSMQAIGYKEMIPVITEDMDVQTATEQLKQHSRNYAKRQMTWFKNKLDVHWLDREKMSLTSMLSELTTQINKRRF; from the coding sequence ATGAGTGAAGAAAAACCTTTCGTCGTTGTCATTGTCGGACCAACGGCAAGTGGTAAAACTGCATTAAGTATCGAATTGGCGAAAGCAATCGATGGCGAAGTGATCAGTGGCGATTCGATGCAAGTATATAAAGGCATGGATATTGGAACAGCAAAAATTACTGAAGAAGAAATGTCAGATATCCCACATCATTTGATTGATATTTTAGAACCGAATGAGACCTTCTCTGCCTTTGACTTTCAAAAACGTGTGAAGCCATTAATTGAAGAGATTACAGCTCGTGGCAAAGTGCCGATTATTGCAGGCGGAACAGGTTTATATATACAATCTGTTTTATACGACTATCAATTTGATGATGAAGCAGTTACGCCTGAACAAGCGCAAATTGTTGCGGATAAAATGGCAGCATTATCATCGTATTCAAATGAAGCATTGCATGACTATTTAGGAACTTTTGATCCAGAATCTCAACAAGCCATTCACCCAAACAATCGTCAAAGAGTCGAACGAGCCATTGCATATTACTATAAAACAAAAAAACTTATGAGTAATCGCAAGAAAAGTACCCAGTTAACAGAAAATTATGATACATTAATAGCAGGGATAGAAATGTCGCGCGAAACATTATATCAAAGAATAAATAAACGCGTCGATATCATGTTGTCTCAAGGTTTATTGGATGAAGTGCAAGAACTGATTGATCAAGGGTATATATCGTGTCAAAGTATGCAAGCGATAGGATATAAAGAAATGATTCCTGTAATAACAGAAGATATGGATGTTCAAACTGCAACTGAACAGCTGAAGCAACATTCACGCAACTATGCAAAAAGGCAGATGACCTGGTTCAAAAACAAATTAGATGTTCATTGGTTAGATAGAGAGAAGATGTCACTTACTTCAATGTTATCTGAGCTCACAACCCAAATAAACAAAAGGAGATTTTAA